The proteins below are encoded in one region of Chitinophagales bacterium:
- a CDS encoding T9SS type A sorting domain-containing protein, translating to MLVKKKKLNRSNNLNRYQKTQLSITGVNSQTLINIYNTIGNLIYRTTVQPVNGFIHVSIDLHDQPAGVYLLKAKTDRGGYGKDFEGMRSLRSSKKDCHADSAVIGCKD from the coding sequence GTGCTTGTAAAGAAGAAAAAGTTAAATAGATCAAATAATTTAAATCGTTATCAAAAAACTCAATTAAGTATTACAGGAGTCAATAGTCAAACCCTAATCAATATCTATAATACTATAGGAAATTTAATTTACAGAACTACCGTGCAGCCGGTTAATGGTTTTATTCATGTTTCTATTGATTTGCACGATCAGCCCGCAGGTGTTTATTTATTAAAAGCAAAAACGGATCGGGGAGGTTACGGAAAAGATTTTGAAGGAATGAGGAGTTTAAGATCTTCCAAAAAAGATTGTCACGCCGATTCTGCAGTGATTGGTTGCAAAGATTAA
- a CDS encoding T9SS type A sorting domain-containing protein produces the protein MIDNRLTDIKFSLDGNNADALFVFNMLYSTYDYDSKELSFAKDLKLNIKYVELGNEIYLGGHNKTWCTYPNATDYLNAANEYLDKLHADPDFTNVHVSVVAASSGIEDGDMAGVDLNTDGKDCRENTWNALLDLPKKGTQTGRLHLNSGDALSFHNYPTDNIQNTFPLVSDLPAILSQPFESVTKYFRSNSIKVIPSGVEAWITEYNMKSSHDVPGSWAHGLFMAALTLQYLEFEPISHVYAQTMAQDAPQGSFFTDINGFNYSDRFSGITTFAWQLTATGNCLKLIGEALKDNALASKLTFNSQSFISNTTDPTLYGWNFSNSGNSLEQSIILNLGSAGQWIRPFDLGWTGSAGYEQISLPQSIPGQASQDYLNPICYILGNDDVSYFWQTTTSQHISGTEAGNSKKGDGAFPILNHIYPKKFSSNLTDLVFVYLPPYSVTRLYKIATQLTLNCNVPNNPCDHQILSQLGSPVKGTTANLSVSGASTYDWKINGTNTPGSTESFLSSYTGNNVTFIPQTTSTANVTVTGDGDPNKVQTCTIHVNTPPGVSVSPTSGTYNLSNGQGKKLQASGPSNTSFWWSPTLGLYDNITAGNSTIEGDKVYARPNEYTTYLTAEDGDDYKHIFIYPYMQYTLTGIDGSGCFSLATSNISRSDDEILDPEYDSGMDYFCSGNPIIVTAHSPLNSNPVYTWFNVNGDKIQLASGTSNTLNLGASDANYPSDSMILLVEITDDQNVTVRSTVPIRIYPRVSIVPPPELTVCEGDKADLHAIAADHKNGQFDGDYKWYKGSTVIIGATQNVLNNITPSSDDVNGEITYKCKVTSANLCSGSTNEASITFTVNGSAPTVSFEDQGGDHISILSGECAQIKLTAGSNEYYEWTPGVYLQDLTGTSVITESLINPDCSAEGTDPYEYELYINSVKITSNNENGCCAQTPVYVEVSCHTWCADCTEETYTSPLGLPFSFSKLLTAEQLTDYTLQWQKNGVDISGATGSSYTVTYPGYPLATDTFRCKYYNQDLNCTFYSEKEFFTYTNGDFGHEDFKVSNSGYAHISDNHKYDVTVFPNPTSESFNVTIKKTAGDISDGGATLQLFDPFGRLLTVATQSMSNYLSAIISMDKNLMCGNYLLRVILNDDVIVKTIVKTK, from the coding sequence GTGATCGATAACCGCCTGACAGACATCAAATTTTCATTGGACGGAAATAATGCGGATGCTTTATTTGTATTCAATATGCTGTATTCAACCTATGATTATGATAGCAAAGAGCTTTCTTTCGCAAAGGATTTGAAGCTGAACATTAAGTATGTTGAGCTTGGAAATGAAATCTATCTTGGCGGGCATAACAAAACATGGTGCACTTATCCAAATGCTACTGATTATCTAAACGCCGCGAATGAATACTTAGACAAACTTCATGCTGATCCTGATTTTACAAATGTGCATGTGAGCGTGGTTGCAGCTTCCTCTGGTATTGAAGATGGCGATATGGCTGGTGTTGATCTTAATACCGATGGTAAGGATTGCAGAGAGAATACCTGGAATGCACTTCTTGATCTGCCTAAAAAAGGTACTCAGACCGGCAGGCTACACCTGAACTCAGGTGATGCATTAAGCTTTCATAATTACCCTACCGATAATATTCAGAATACCTTTCCCTTAGTTTCCGATTTACCGGCTATTCTTAGTCAGCCCTTTGAAAGCGTAACTAAGTATTTCAGGTCCAATAGCATAAAAGTTATACCAAGCGGTGTGGAAGCATGGATAACTGAATACAATATGAAATCCAGCCATGATGTACCAGGGAGCTGGGCTCATGGTTTGTTTATGGCTGCCCTTACATTGCAATATTTAGAGTTTGAACCTATATCACACGTATATGCTCAAACAATGGCGCAGGATGCTCCGCAAGGATCTTTCTTCACTGACATAAATGGTTTTAATTATTCGGATAGATTTTCCGGAATCACAACTTTTGCGTGGCAATTAACAGCAACTGGAAATTGCTTAAAATTAATCGGTGAAGCTTTAAAAGATAATGCACTCGCTTCAAAATTAACTTTCAATTCACAAAGCTTCATTTCAAATACAACCGATCCGACCTTGTATGGATGGAACTTTAGCAATTCCGGTAATTCCTTAGAACAATCAATTATTTTAAATCTGGGTTCAGCTGGTCAATGGATCAGACCTTTTGATTTGGGATGGACAGGATCAGCAGGGTATGAGCAAATTAGTCTTCCTCAGAGTATTCCTGGACAAGCAAGTCAAGATTATTTAAACCCTATATGCTATATTCTTGGTAATGATGATGTATCATATTTTTGGCAAACCACAACTAGTCAACATATTAGCGGGACAGAAGCTGGAAATAGTAAAAAAGGAGATGGGGCATTTCCCATTCTTAATCACATCTATCCTAAAAAATTCTCTTCAAATCTAACAGATTTGGTCTTCGTATACTTACCACCATATTCTGTAACCCGTCTTTATAAAATTGCCACACAGTTAACATTAAACTGTAATGTTCCTAATAACCCGTGCGATCATCAAATTCTAAGTCAACTGGGTTCACCAGTGAAAGGAACTACGGCTAATCTTTCTGTGAGCGGAGCATCTACTTACGATTGGAAGATAAATGGAACTAATACACCGGGTTCTACCGAATCGTTCTTGAGCAGCTATACAGGAAATAATGTAACATTTATACCACAAACGACAAGCACTGCAAACGTAACGGTAACCGGCGATGGTGACCCTAACAAGGTACAAACCTGCACTATTCATGTAAATACGCCCCCTGGTGTTTCAGTTTCTCCAACTTCTGGAACCTATAATTTATCAAATGGTCAGGGTAAAAAGCTACAGGCAAGCGGTCCTTCCAACACCTCTTTTTGGTGGTCGCCCACCTTGGGTCTTTATGATAATATTACAGCAGGAAACAGTACTATTGAAGGTGATAAAGTATATGCAAGGCCTAATGAATATACCACCTATCTCACAGCCGAAGATGGTGATGATTACAAGCATATCTTTATTTATCCATATATGCAATATACTCTAACTGGTATCGATGGCAGCGGTTGCTTTAGCCTTGCCACTTCTAATATCAGCAGGTCTGATGATGAGATATTAGACCCGGAGTATGACTCAGGAATGGATTATTTCTGCAGCGGAAATCCTATTATTGTAACTGCACATTCGCCTTTAAACAGTAACCCTGTGTATACATGGTTCAATGTTAATGGAGACAAGATACAGTTGGCCTCCGGGACAAGTAACACTCTAAACCTGGGTGCTTCAGATGCCAATTACCCATCAGATTCAATGATTTTGCTGGTAGAGATAACAGACGATCAAAACGTAACAGTACGATCGACTGTTCCAATACGAATTTACCCCCGTGTCTCAATTGTGCCTCCTCCGGAACTAACGGTTTGCGAAGGAGATAAGGCAGATCTCCATGCTATAGCTGCAGATCATAAAAATGGTCAATTTGACGGCGATTACAAGTGGTATAAGGGAAGTACCGTGATAATTGGTGCAACCCAAAATGTTCTCAATAATATCACCCCTAGTAGTGATGATGTCAACGGTGAGATAACATATAAATGCAAGGTGACCTCGGCAAATTTATGCTCAGGCAGTACGAATGAAGCATCGATTACCTTTACAGTTAACGGCTCTGCCCCAACTGTCAGTTTTGAGGATCAGGGTGGAGATCACATTTCTATTCTTAGTGGAGAATGCGCTCAGATAAAATTGACAGCAGGCAGCAACGAATATTATGAATGGACACCGGGTGTTTACCTTCAGGACCTCACCGGCACTTCAGTGATTACTGAATCACTGATCAATCCTGATTGCTCAGCGGAAGGTACTGATCCGTATGAGTACGAGCTATATATAAACAGCGTTAAAATAACATCCAATAATGAGAATGGTTGCTGCGCACAGACACCCGTTTATGTAGAAGTATCGTGTCATACTTGGTGTGCTGATTGTACTGAAGAGACCTATACCAGTCCATTAGGATTGCCATTTTCGTTTTCAAAGCTATTAACTGCTGAACAGCTTACGGATTATACCCTTCAATGGCAGAAAAACGGGGTGGATATAAGCGGCGCAACAGGCTCTTCTTACACAGTGACGTATCCCGGTTATCCGTTAGCCACTGATACCTTCAGATGCAAGTACTATAATCAAGATTTGAATTGTACGTTTTACAGCGAAAAAGAATTTTTTACTTATACAAATGGCGACTTTGGTCATGAGGATTTTAAAGTTTCAAATTCAGGGTATGCACATATTTCTGATAACCACAAGTACGATGTAACTGTTTTTCCCAATCCGACGTCCGAATCATTCAATGTAACCATTAAAAAGACCGCGGGTGATATTTCAGATGGAGGAGCCACCCTGCAATTGTTTGATCCCTTTGGCAGGCTACTCACTGTAGCAACTCAATCGATGAGCAATTACTTATCTGCTATCATAAGTATGGATAAGAATCTAATGTGTGGCAACTATCTGCTCAGGGTTATTTTAAACGATGATGTAATTGTTAAAACAATCGTTAAAACAAAATGA
- a CDS encoding T9SS type A sorting domain-containing protein encodes MIKIGKILGFTIVLFNINQVSFSQVWSPLGAGVREEKDPTGGIVNTFSEDTVNHLLYVGGEFYYAGDTISRYLAIWNGTDWNTVEHNGISINAEVTGSIMLHDTLVYSNQHGVGRFYNNHFLDDLPSVAGPVFAFIMYHDTLFAGGDFFGGIKKYNGKKWEIVGGGVEGNVDDFCIYKDKLIVGGAFAYIGDSLVNNIASWDGHQWDFFDGGVIYKEFDNLGQVEALTVYNDMVIAGGFFDQAGDNDANWVAAWDGQMWHTMPGICGEVEDLQSNGEHGVYAGGWFGTSKKDTCNPNRVAYWDGSEWLDVGFGVQDPVFSMGFFNRDLYVGGTFLKAGGVKANHVAYLENGIATSAPLIKENKVLKIFPNPSKNYFSISSNTQQPAKLFITDTYGRTVKTFMLSPSSKPKVVDVSDFSTGIYLVTLETAEERWNEKLVVEK; translated from the coding sequence ATGATAAAAATTGGGAAAATTTTAGGATTTACTATAGTGCTTTTTAATATTAATCAGGTATCATTTAGCCAAGTTTGGTCACCATTAGGAGCTGGGGTTCGCGAAGAAAAAGATCCTACCGGAGGTATCGTTAATACCTTTTCAGAGGATACCGTTAATCACCTGTTATATGTGGGTGGTGAATTCTACTATGCAGGTGATACGATTTCACGCTATCTTGCTATATGGAATGGAACTGATTGGAATACCGTAGAACATAATGGAATTTCTATAAATGCTGAAGTGACGGGTTCTATCATGTTGCATGATACGTTGGTATATTCCAATCAGCATGGAGTAGGTAGATTCTATAACAACCATTTTCTAGACGATTTACCGTCAGTTGCAGGTCCTGTATTTGCTTTTATAATGTACCACGATACTCTTTTTGCTGGTGGAGACTTTTTTGGAGGCATTAAAAAATATAATGGAAAGAAATGGGAAATTGTAGGGGGTGGCGTGGAAGGCAATGTAGATGACTTCTGCATCTATAAAGATAAGTTGATTGTAGGAGGAGCATTTGCCTATATCGGTGATTCGCTTGTAAATAACATTGCTTCCTGGGATGGGCATCAATGGGATTTCTTTGATGGCGGTGTTATATATAAAGAATTTGATAATTTAGGACAAGTAGAAGCATTAACTGTTTACAATGATATGGTTATTGCAGGAGGGTTCTTTGACCAGGCTGGTGACAACGATGCAAATTGGGTTGCAGCATGGGATGGGCAAATGTGGCATACGATGCCAGGGATATGCGGTGAAGTGGAAGATTTACAATCTAATGGAGAACATGGTGTATATGCCGGCGGTTGGTTTGGAACCAGTAAAAAAGATACCTGCAATCCCAATAGGGTAGCATACTGGGATGGCAGCGAATGGTTAGACGTCGGCTTTGGAGTACAGGATCCGGTATTCAGCATGGGGTTTTTTAATCGTGATTTATATGTTGGAGGTACTTTTCTCAAAGCAGGTGGTGTAAAAGCTAACCATGTCGCTTACCTCGAAAACGGCATCGCAACCTCGGCACCATTGATAAAAGAAAATAAAGTATTAAAAATTTTTCCTAATCCCTCAAAAAACTATTTTAGTATAAGTTCCAATACCCAACAGCCAGCAAAACTTTTTATAACCGATACCTACGGCAGAACAGTAAAAACATTCATGCTTTCACCTTCTTCAAAACCCAAAGTAGTAGATGTAAGTGACTTTTCGACTGGTATCTATTTGGTAACCCTGGAAACAGCAGAAGAGAGATGGAATGAAAAGCTAGTAGTAGAAAAGTGA
- a CDS encoding T9SS type A sorting domain-containing protein, with amino-acid sequence MKKLFFLIIPMFLSFHLSAQVWFSLETGVRPEDSDGIVTVNTLSVDTINDLLYVGGLFYYAGDSVSRNLAIWDGNKWLSTEDDGEFAANEVTASIMMHDTLLLASGKGLKRYVNHHFIQDVPTVGDIVNAFCVYHDTLYAGEESGAGISKWNGQYWQAVGGGINGPIPGEVNALGIYQDQLIIGGLFKSVGDSSFNNIAAWNGSSWDDLNGGTKYSKSQYDGNVFSIGLYNSNLVISGNFDTAGGVYCQMFAEWNGKNWAPMNDEEICGVAYDLKSKDSLLYAAGDMYKGTSCFVNREATWDGNNWHDLNFTDGGIAFSQAFFKHQLYVGGIIDFYSTDGEEIKGIGRLNYATNVNTVRKLIEVKINPNPSTNYFNLNYNINQASLLYIIDQYGRTIKTCTLSPASKDLKIDVHDLAQGLYLITLQNSNERFSEKMVIQR; translated from the coding sequence ATGAAAAAACTTTTTTTCTTAATTATACCGATGTTTCTATCGTTCCATTTAAGTGCGCAGGTATGGTTTTCATTGGAAACTGGTGTTCGCCCCGAAGACTCAGATGGAATTGTTACAGTAAATACATTGAGCGTTGATACTATCAATGACTTATTGTATGTTGGTGGTTTATTTTATTATGCAGGGGATTCGGTTTCCCGAAACCTTGCCATATGGGACGGCAATAAATGGCTGAGCACTGAAGATGACGGTGAGTTTGCTGCCAATGAGGTAACGGCATCTATCATGATGCATGATACTTTGTTACTTGCCTCCGGCAAAGGGCTAAAGCGTTATGTAAACCATCATTTCATTCAGGATGTACCTACGGTAGGTGATATTGTAAATGCATTCTGTGTCTATCATGATACACTTTATGCCGGAGAAGAATCCGGAGCAGGCATTAGTAAATGGAATGGTCAATATTGGCAAGCAGTAGGAGGTGGAATAAACGGACCTATTCCAGGTGAAGTAAATGCCTTAGGTATTTATCAGGACCAATTAATTATAGGTGGTTTATTCAAATCTGTTGGCGATTCCAGTTTTAATAATATTGCCGCGTGGAATGGTTCTTCATGGGATGATTTGAATGGCGGAACAAAATATAGTAAGTCTCAATATGATGGAAATGTTTTCTCTATCGGTCTTTATAATAGCAATCTTGTAATAAGTGGAAATTTTGATACCGCAGGAGGGGTATATTGTCAAATGTTTGCAGAGTGGAATGGTAAGAACTGGGCTCCAATGAACGATGAGGAAATTTGTGGTGTAGCATACGATTTGAAATCGAAGGATAGTCTATTATATGCAGCTGGGGATATGTATAAAGGAACTTCATGTTTCGTGAATAGGGAAGCTACATGGGATGGAAATAATTGGCATGATCTAAACTTTACTGATGGAGGGATTGCATTTTCACAAGCATTTTTTAAACATCAACTTTACGTGGGAGGAATTATAGATTTTTACTCGACCGACGGTGAAGAAATTAAAGGAATAGGAAGGCTAAATTATGCTACTAATGTTAATACCGTAAGGAAGCTAATAGAAGTAAAAATAAATCCAAATCCTTCAACTAACTATTTCAATCTTAACTATAATATCAACCAAGCCTCGCTGCTTTATATTATAGATCAATACGGAAGAACCATAAAAACTTGTACCCTGTCTCCAGCATCAAAAGACTTAAAAATTGATGTACATGATCTCGCACAAGGCTTGTATTTAATTACGTTGCAAAATTCGAATGAAAGATTTAGTGAAAAGATGGTGATACAACGATAG